Proteins encoded in a region of the Novibacillus thermophilus genome:
- a CDS encoding RidA family protein: protein MGLAEERIKELGIQLPKKNRHGQALVAIKKVGNLLYTSGHGPEAEDGTPIWTGRVGSDLTLEEGYQAARECGIILLGELKDYLGDLERVDTIVKAFGLVSSAADFYQQPQVMNGFSDLMVDVFGERGKHARSAMGTYVLPKNIPVEIEMIVRIKD from the coding sequence ATGGGATTAGCTGAAGAAAGGATAAAAGAGTTGGGAATACAACTACCTAAAAAAAATAGGCATGGGCAGGCATTGGTAGCGATCAAAAAAGTTGGAAATTTGTTGTATACATCAGGACACGGTCCAGAAGCTGAAGACGGTACGCCTATTTGGACTGGCAGGGTGGGTAGCGACCTTACATTAGAGGAAGGTTACCAGGCTGCTAGAGAGTGTGGGATTATACTTCTGGGTGAGTTAAAAGACTATTTAGGGGATTTGGAACGAGTTGACACTATAGTAAAAGCATTTGGGTTGGTATCAAGCGCAGCAGATTTTTATCAACAACCACAAGTGATGAACGGATTTTCCGACCTAATGGTGGATGTTTTTGGAGAGAGGGGTAAGCATGCCCGTTCCGCCATGGGTACGTATGTGTTGCCTAAAAACATTCCTGTAGAGATCGAAATGATCGTCAGAATTAAGGATTGA
- a CDS encoding SDR family NAD(P)-dependent oxidoreductase, whose translation MQLLYNKVAIITGGASGIGKATCQLFAEQGAKVIIADVNEEAGHVIEQQIVDDGREATFVKTDVSSSEQVENLFSEVQKRYGKLDILCNNAGIGMEKLFHNVDEEDWERIHNVNLKSVYLCSRLAIPIMLENGGGSIVNVSSVNAESPRKFYSIYASSKGGVSALTKGMAIDYAEENIRVNAVLPGCIYTEQTKKSIENSPNPQQTKDLIYNMQPLKRPGKPEEVAKLIIFLASDHASFITGSCIPVDGGMLARSVISQD comes from the coding sequence ATGCAACTCCTATACAATAAAGTTGCGATTATTACAGGGGGAGCGTCAGGTATTGGTAAAGCTACTTGTCAGTTATTTGCTGAGCAAGGAGCAAAAGTAATTATTGCTGACGTTAATGAAGAAGCGGGACATGTCATAGAGCAGCAGATTGTTGATGATGGCCGAGAGGCAACATTTGTAAAAACAGACGTTTCTTCATCTGAACAAGTGGAAAACCTGTTTAGTGAAGTCCAAAAGCGCTACGGAAAGCTTGATATTTTATGTAACAATGCTGGGATCGGTATGGAGAAACTGTTTCATAACGTCGATGAAGAAGACTGGGAACGTATACACAATGTCAACCTTAAAAGTGTTTACCTGTGCTCTAGGTTAGCTATACCGATTATGTTAGAAAATGGAGGAGGATCCATTGTAAATGTTTCTTCTGTTAATGCAGAATCGCCTCGAAAATTTTATAGCATTTATGCCTCATCTAAAGGGGGAGTTTCTGCATTAACGAAAGGTATGGCGATAGATTATGCTGAAGAAAACATTCGTGTAAATGCAGTTTTACCCGGTTGTATATACACTGAGCAAACAAAAAAGTCAATAGAGAACTCTCCTAATCCGCAGCAAACAAAGGATCTTATTTACAACATGCAGCCTCTAAAACGGCCAGGTAAACCAGAGGAAGTGGCAAAACTTATTATTTTCCTAGCTTCAGATCATGCTTCATTTATTACTGGAAGTTGCATACCGGTAGACGGGGGGATGCTGGCACGATCCGTTATTTCGCAAGATTAG
- a CDS encoding N-acyl-D-amino-acid deacylase family protein yields the protein MTNNKGESILDLVIKNGLIIDGNERPRYKADIGVKDGKIVEIKNNIEVYDVAEVIDAEGKMVAPGFIDTHTHSDVMLLWDRQHASGLYQGITTEILGQDGLSYAPLSKRNLEMYSKYLAGLNGRPDIPWDWSSVKEYREKFDKTVAINTAYQVPHGALRLETVGMADVPLNGVDMEKAKALLSQGLEEGAVAFSTGLSYFPGSYSDTDELVELCQVVAEHDSVYVTHTRSVFRGEPFDPNMEAIEIAERSGAKLHFSHFRTTPETAGKVDELMQDIDDAYQRGIDLTLELYPYPAGSGYAVIFLPPWAVEHGYEATLERLADRSLRKRIIEGIQDNLIKCDGHFTHLTKNRQYIGKNFVEVANERGQSVPDMICDILLEENLEVGFYTTPPDPETWETMNRDFLELLSRPYYMVGSDGIPLGENPHPRAFGTFPRLLRFCREYDFSLEKMINRMTKVPALRFGLKDRGTIGKGKAADIVIFDFDNVTDTATYELSRSAPRGIEYVIVNGRVAVRNEKVTGIFAGEALSRAL from the coding sequence ATGACGAATAATAAGGGGGAGTCTATTTTGGATTTAGTTATAAAAAACGGCTTGATCATTGACGGAAATGAAAGGCCTCGATATAAAGCGGATATCGGTGTTAAGGATGGAAAAATAGTTGAAATAAAAAACAACATAGAGGTTTACGATGTTGCAGAAGTTATAGACGCAGAAGGCAAGATGGTAGCTCCGGGGTTTATCGACACACATACACACTCGGACGTCATGCTCCTTTGGGATCGTCAACACGCTTCCGGTTTGTATCAAGGAATCACAACTGAGATCCTTGGTCAAGATGGGTTATCTTACGCTCCCTTAAGTAAGCGTAACCTGGAAATGTATTCGAAATATTTAGCGGGGTTAAACGGAAGGCCTGATATCCCTTGGGACTGGTCAAGTGTAAAGGAGTATCGAGAAAAATTTGACAAGACCGTAGCCATTAATACAGCGTATCAAGTTCCGCATGGTGCCTTAAGATTGGAAACGGTAGGTATGGCAGACGTTCCCCTAAATGGTGTTGATATGGAGAAAGCAAAAGCCTTACTGTCACAGGGGTTGGAGGAAGGAGCGGTGGCCTTCTCGACAGGGTTAAGTTACTTTCCTGGTTCGTATTCGGATACAGATGAACTGGTTGAATTGTGTCAAGTTGTTGCTGAACACGATAGTGTTTATGTGACACACACCCGATCGGTTTTTCGGGGAGAGCCGTTTGATCCGAACATGGAAGCTATTGAAATAGCGGAGCGATCAGGAGCAAAGCTTCACTTCTCGCACTTTAGGACAACTCCTGAAACAGCAGGTAAAGTTGATGAGCTCATGCAGGATATTGATGATGCTTACCAACGGGGAATTGATTTGACATTAGAGTTATACCCTTACCCAGCTGGAAGCGGTTATGCTGTCATATTTCTTCCTCCGTGGGCTGTTGAACATGGATATGAGGCCACTTTAGAGAGGCTGGCGGACAGATCATTAAGAAAGCGTATAATTGAGGGGATTCAGGACAACTTAATTAAATGCGATGGGCATTTCACCCATCTAACGAAGAATCGGCAATATATCGGAAAAAACTTTGTTGAGGTTGCAAATGAACGAGGACAGTCTGTTCCTGATATGATTTGCGACATCTTACTGGAGGAAAATTTAGAAGTAGGTTTCTATACAACACCTCCTGACCCAGAGACCTGGGAAACAATGAATCGTGACTTTCTGGAACTGCTGTCAAGACCGTATTACATGGTGGGTTCGGATGGAATTCCATTGGGCGAAAACCCTCATCCGCGGGCTTTTGGTACGTTTCCTCGCTTGCTGAGATTCTGCAGGGAATATGATTTCAGTTTAGAAAAAATGATTAACCGTATGACAAAAGTGCCTGCTTTAAGGTTTGGACTAAAGGATCGAGGAACAATAGGAAAAGGAAAAGCTGCGGACATCGTCATTTTTGATTTTGACAATGTGACTGACACTGCAACTTATGAGCTATCGAGAAGTGCCCCGAGAGGTATTGAGTATGTAATAGTTAATGGAAGGGTAGCCGTTCGCAATGAGAAAGTGACAGGAATATTTGCAGGTGAAGCATTATCTAGAGCTCT
- a CDS encoding aminotransferase class V-fold PLP-dependent enzyme gives MDIYKKLGVQTLINAVDTYTIIGGSTMPDEVINAMVDASKHFVNIDQLQRKAGERIASLTKNEGAYITSGASAGLAISTAACITGTDPAKVEQLPDTSHLKNEVIIHRCQRNGYDHAIRQVGVKLVEIGNVDITHTWQLENAITDKTACIVYFMASTFSKGALPLNEVIKIGKKYSIPIIVDAAAQLPPVENLWKYTHMGADMVVFSGGKTLRGPQASGVVLGKQELIEACKVNGSPNHSLGRSMKVGKEEIVGLLAAIERYVNLDHRKIMNQLEAMVSYIQKKLSFPGITVTRLFPGPVGQTYPRALVHFSRESKHSAINVKEKLEDGDPCIIVGLTEDKSGIIINPLNLQDNEVDIILNRITQILNNDE, from the coding sequence ATGGATATCTATAAAAAATTGGGAGTTCAAACACTGATTAATGCTGTGGACACTTACACAATAATCGGTGGCTCCACTATGCCGGATGAGGTCATAAACGCAATGGTTGACGCAAGTAAGCATTTCGTTAATATAGATCAACTTCAAAGAAAAGCTGGTGAGCGTATAGCATCACTTACAAAAAATGAAGGTGCTTACATCACGAGCGGTGCTTCTGCCGGTTTAGCGATTTCTACTGCAGCATGTATAACGGGAACTGACCCAGCTAAGGTTGAGCAACTGCCTGATACGTCACACTTAAAAAATGAAGTTATCATTCATAGATGTCAACGTAACGGATACGATCATGCAATTAGGCAAGTTGGCGTAAAGTTAGTGGAAATTGGAAACGTAGATATAACTCATACATGGCAGTTGGAAAATGCTATTACTGATAAAACAGCTTGTATCGTATATTTTATGGCTTCCACTTTCTCAAAAGGCGCGCTTCCTCTAAATGAAGTTATAAAAATTGGAAAGAAATACAGTATTCCGATCATTGTGGATGCCGCTGCACAGTTACCGCCTGTAGAAAATCTATGGAAATATACGCATATGGGTGCAGATATGGTTGTGTTTTCAGGAGGCAAAACTTTAAGAGGCCCCCAAGCTTCAGGAGTTGTACTTGGGAAACAGGAATTAATCGAAGCTTGCAAAGTTAATGGCAGTCCTAATCATTCATTAGGTAGATCAATGAAGGTTGGAAAAGAGGAAATAGTTGGTCTGTTAGCCGCCATTGAAAGATATGTAAATCTTGATCACCGGAAAATAATGAATCAGTTAGAAGCGATGGTAAGTTACATTCAGAAGAAGTTGAGTTTCCCTGGTATTACCGTTACACGTCTGTTTCCAGGGCCGGTGGGACAGACTTACCCACGTGCCTTAGTTCATTTTAGTCGAGAAAGCAAACATTCGGCTATAAATGTTAAAGAAAAGTTAGAAGATGGTGACCCATGTATTATTGTTGGCCTAACAGAAGATAAAAGTGGGATTATTATTAATCCATTGAATCTTCAAGATAATGAAGTTGATATCATCCTAAACCGTATCACACAAATACTAAATAATGACGAATAA